The DNA sequence AACTCTTGGTttgtcaataataataacaattacaatattattattaaatgcaCTACGCTTTAGAGCAGACTTTTATGTATATAATTGGGTGAACTCTATTGTGGCTAACAAGGGGCTCTATTGGACTTGGATGAAACTTAGTCTCTGGGATGGTCTCCGCTGTTTGCCAACTATTCTAGTTCTTCATCTGACCTTCAGGTCAGAGAACAAGTCAGGACAAGGTAAgactgtgtattagtctgttttcaagctgctgataaagaaatactcaagactgggtaatttataaagaaaaagaggtttaatgggctcacagttccacatggctggagaggcctcacaatcatggcagaaagtgaatggcatgtcttacatggcagcaggcaaaagagaatgagagtcaagtgcaaggggaaaccccttataaaatcatcagatctcgtgagacttttcacttccatgagaacagtatgggggaaactacctccatgattcaattatctcctgccaggtccctcctacaacatatgggaattatgggagctacaattcaagatgggatttggttggagacacagctaaaccatatcagattGATTGCACTCactccatacatcacaaagcatgTGACGGCCACAAGACCATGAGGGAAAGTGACAGTAGTATTGCTCTGGGCTGGaagttttaatttgtaaaatgagaactCCTTGAGAATTCATCTTCACTTCACCTTGACTACAGTATTCCAAATAGTGATGACTGTCCACTTGGCATCCACAGTGAAGGCAACGTAGCATGATCAGCTGACTACCATACAAGTGTAGCTTGAGTAAAAAgcaaagttttgttttaattaacagAAATCTTGTGGCTACGTGTTATCACAACATAACCAAGCCTTCTGGATTGATAAAGGCTCACAGCATATAACGACTTATCCAAGAttatacaggtagaaaatatcaGAAGTAATATGTTAGTGCTTTTCTCCATACTTCATAAATGCTAATGTCAGTGTTCCTTCCATTCGGTCCCAGTTTGCTTCATTGGTTCAttgcctcaaaaataaacaacatttcCCCAGGTGCCAAGATATAAACATAGGTGTAATCAGTCTAATCTGGGTTTAATAGGTtccagttttataaaataaaggaggTTTGAGATTTTCACTTATTTCATAACTAAGCCAAGAAGCTCATACTTAGTCTCTTCTAGTACATGAAGTTTAGAATTCTTAACAGTCCCACCTTTGGGAAAGATAGAAAATACCTCTTACCTCAAATAATCAAATCATTGGTCAGATAAGAAGTAGCAATTCAGTAACAAGGACTGTAACACAGCCTAGGGTGTGGCACCGTGCTTTGAGATCCTCTGGATGACCTCACAGGAAAGGTGGAGAAATCAAGCCttgcatatatataaacatgaCCCCTTTCCTGGGATATGGTCGATGCAGCTGTAGTGACAATCTCAGAGCAGCTTCTGCACCACAGCCATTTCCAGCATGAAGATCACTGGAGGTCTCCTTCTGCTCTGTACAGTGTTCTATTTCTGTAGCAGCCCAGGTAAGTTAAGGTCAGACGATGCCCTATATAGCCATTAAGCTTGTTTTCACAAATAATCCCTCCTGGGATGTGAGCATCTCAGAAACATCTGGTTGTAAGAATTTAAAGTGTACTGGTTTGTAATAGGATCTTATGTTCCATCTGGAGTTTGAGAGACTTGAGTCCAATGTCTTTCAAGGATTCTTATTTGCATCCATAGAACAAAAATCATCTAATTTCTCCATAAGTCTTCCATTTCATATGTTCATATGGACACTGGAAGTTGTCAGTGTTATTAGATATACTATTTCTTAGTacaaagatacagaaaaactTGGATGTCTTCCCAAATCAGTTTGGAgggattaaaataaaacacaagtctCAAAAAGCCAAGGGTCAACAATTAGACTTTTatactttgaaaaattaattagTGTTTCCAACCCCATAAAGACATTCCATTGCATTTCTTTATGTCAATTGGGAAGGAAAGGATATCAGAAATGATCCTTCAGGCTCTTAGTAGTGATTATTTTAATACTTCTTATTACTACCTGACTTTGGCCATTATCAAAAACACTATGAGGTTCAGAAAACATCCTGTGATCAACGAAGAGAGgaaattttgataattttcttgCCTAAACCAAGGGTTAACCtaacccactggtcattcaaCTTCCTCAGCAAACAATTAGGATTTTGCATAAAGGTGGAGAGTGTGCTGAATCTCATTGCTAAAGGAAATGTAGAGTCATTATATAGGATGAAACTTAATTAATGAGAGATTTaaagtttgctttatttttaacattttcatctGTATCTCTTTTTCAGAAGCTGCTAGTCTGTCTTCAAAAAAAGTAAGTATGTTGAATAACATTTTAATGTCAATAACTATTCACTGTCATTTAGTCAACATATATGAAGGATAAATTCAGTATGTTTAGGGGGATTTGAGAGGGAGGCAAACATAGGTGGAGAAATGGTATCTGCTCTCCAGAAGACAATTAAAGAAATATGGCATACATATAaacaacaatatttttaaaatgtttttttaaaattacagagtTAAAGAAGGGAGAATTGCCTTCCAGCTGAAAGGTTGGCGATGTTTTCATAAAAGGCATCATGTGTAAAAGGCAGGGAAAAAGTACCTTGATAAATTGCACAGACTCTGGGTTCAAATACTAACTCTACTACTTACCAGCATTTATCTTCAAAAAGTTATCTCTATTTCTAAGCTTTAATTTCCACATTTGTAAAGAGAGGTAATAGTAGAATTTAGTTGTTCTAAAGATTAAACAAGAAAATTCACGTAAGATTTAAGTTTGATGCCTAGCCCAGAAATGCCCAGCAATTGTTAACTGAGTgtagtagaaaaaaatagaataccaGTAGTGCTAGTATTTGTAATAGTGATAACACTAGTACTTACAGAAGTGGCCAAGTAACATCTGATTATCTGAGCTGGGATTTCCAGCCCTTGTAGTATATCTAATAGTGGACAGAGTAGCCTAGCTTGCGGTCTGGGAGAAAAACAGCACATTTGCTTATGTATGACACAGGTGGACTGCAGCATTTACAAGAAGTATCCAGTGGTGGCCATCCCCTGTCCCATCACATACCTGCCAGTTTGTGGTTCTGACTACATCACCTATGGGAATGAATGTCACTTGTGTACTGAGAGCTTGTGAGTATCTcataagaagaaaatgagatgtGGAACCAGTGCTCTCTGCTACAAACCTTTCTACTTTCCAGGATCCAGCTTAAATCTCTATAagctataatttataattatccCCACCCAGAACAGCAGGTGGGGAAAGAAAACTGACTGTTTCAGAATCAGACAGGGTAGAGTCACCTGCTCTGACAGCTTGGACTAGTTCCATCCCATCACAGAACCTCCAATTCCTGTCTGTCAATTGTGAGAATCCAGTAAGACGGTGAATTCTCAAACTGCTGTCCCCAGAGCACAGAGATTCTACAGAGGCAAGTCAGGAGTCGCTATTAGGGTTAAAGGGACCATTTGGGGTAGTTTACAACATAAAGTTCAGCTTTGACTATTTTAAGCAGTGGAGTGCCATACAATATCATGTTTGAAGAAAGGGCCCTGAACTcctcaccccccaaaaaataattgaaaactacTATACTACCTGACTTCTAAGATACTTAACAGTCTCAGTGCAGCTTGATTCTTAGAAAAAGTGTGCCTAGAGGTTCTTTATGTTCAAATTCCTAGAGGCTCCATATATCTGTAGCTTTAAGGGGGAATAAGCCTACAAAAATGATTGGTTTTCCTTTATCTAAAATAAGGGATGCAAGCTGTCAGTACTTGGACCAGAATACCACGGACATGTTTTGTTTAGGTATTTTGTTTGGCCCACAAAATGTTTTTGCAGAAATGTAGCTAGGCAGATGTCACTTCTTTGGTACAAGACATGCAAACTGCACTTAACTCTCTCATACCGAGTCCACTGTGATCATTGTTAACTCTTTTAGGCCACTGGATTTTGGACACTTAGATCTTGCATTTTCATCTTTGTGATTATCTTAACAAGTGAGAATAACAAGCCCTGAGCCCAAAAGGACATATTTATGTACTTATTCCTATTTGGGAGGTTTTATTTCACAAAAGGGAAAATTCTGTAACATAGGCAGCCTGGGAAACTAGCCCTTGGCTTGGAAACTAGCTGTTTTCAAGGGACACTGAAGGGAAACATCGTGAAAGTCCTCCTCACTAATGCAGGATCCAGCTTCGTCAAAGGCCTTGCTGACCAGGAAAAGCTGAGAGACAGGCCTTCTCAATTTTCTATGTCAGAGTactctttctttgttgttttaagacacttgGTGGTCAGCGGGGCTCTGGAATCAGAGGAGGCAGCAGAGGGGTGGAATTATCACTGGAGTAGGGAAATTCTGCTTCTTTCTCTGTCAGAACATGCTTTGGCAAGGTCATTCATTTTcgagactcagtttccttatctgtaaaatgaggttctGCCTCATAATCTCTATAGTTCCTTTCAGTTCTAACATTACATAAAATTTCCTCTTGTGCTAATGAATCTTGTGAACTGTGTCTTCCCTTAGGAAAAGTAATGGAAGAGTTCAGTTTCTTCATGATGGAAGTTGCTAAATTCTCCATGGacatggagagaaaggaatgatatcctcatcatcatcttcatcatcccCAGGCTCTGACTGCGTTTCTTTCAGTTTTACTGATGTTCTGGGTGGGGGACAGATTCACATTCAGAGTAATCTTGATTGAAAGGAGATAGTTTCTGTGCTACCCCTACAAACACATGCCTCACTGACagactggcattttttttttaaacaagtcaataaaaaataatctcccagaaagtttatctttgcttctgtttgtgtttgtttcttagaTCGGGGTATAAAATAAtgcaattataaaagaaaattgaaaaacatacGAGTCTTGTTGTTTAGGAACAACTTTTATACAAAGAATCCCAATCAGCTTCCAAGAAACACATgcacacgacacacacacacacacacacacacacacaaagacagacATGCACGCACACAAATGCCAGTGAACACCACACCTTCTCCTGGAGACTTTATCCACTAGAGACAAGTCTATGTACCATACTGTTGCTTCACATtggtctcttttttaaaaaagatccttAAAAGAGAACCTCT is a window from the Rhinopithecus roxellana isolate Shanxi Qingling chromosome 3, ASM756505v1, whole genome shotgun sequence genome containing:
- the SPINK7 gene encoding serine protease inhibitor Kazal-type 7, with product MKITGGLLLLCTVFYFCSSPEAASLSSKKVDCSIYKKYPVVAIPCPITYLPVCGSDYITYGNECHLCTESLKSNGRVQFLHDGSC